In Haematobia irritans isolate KBUSLIRL chromosome 1, ASM5000362v1, whole genome shotgun sequence, a genomic segment contains:
- the LOC142236702 gene encoding uncharacterized protein LOC142236702, whose amino-acid sequence MYQETIGSLIYLAVNSRPDIAASVSILSQHVSQPMEEDWTEVKRLLKYLKGSRNLKLKLGSNEDLNQGLIGFVDADWAQNLIDRKSLSGYVFKFNGGCVSWSCHKQQSVSLSSTEAEYIALAEATQEAIWLRRLLTDFGIQIETPTEIFEDNQSCIKLVENEKFSRRTKHVDTKYHFIRDSKMKNCLNKLFTKTFVRSTNSICDCMKLQEELRNIFRWCVLNCLEINVHVLLPLSLQLM is encoded by the exons atgtatcaAGAAACTATTGGAAGCTTAATATATTTAGCAGTTAATAGCAGACCAGATATAGCAGCATcagtatctattctgagccaacatGTGAGCCAACCGATGGAAGAAGATTGGACAGAAGTAAAAAGATTGCTAAAGTATCTTAAAGGTTCCAGAAATTTGAAACTTAAACTTGGAAGCAATGAAGACCTTAATCAAGGCTTAATAGGTTTTGTGGATGCGGACTGGGCACAAAACCTCATTGACAGAAAATCTTTAAGCGGTTACGTTTTCAAGTTCAACGGCGGGTGTGTAAGTTGGTCTTGTCATAAACAACAAAGTGTTTCCTTATCGTCAACCGAAGCTGAATACATAGCCTTAGCAGAGGCAACACAAGAAGCCATTTGGCTGAGACGGCTTTTAACGGATTTTGGAATTCAAATCGAAACACCAACCGaaatatttgaagacaatcaGAGTTGCATAAAACTTGttgaaaacgaaaaatttagcCGAAGAACTAAACACGTTGACACGAAATACCATTTCATTCGTGATTCAAAAATGAAGAAT tgtcTTAATAAACTCTTCACCAAAACGTTTGTTCGTTCTACAAATTCGATTTGTGATTGTATGAAATTACAAGAAGAATTGCGGAATATTTTCCGCTGGTGTGTTTTGAATTGTCTTGAGATCAATGTACATGTA CTCTTACCACTTTCTCTACAATTAATGTGA